The DNA sequence AAATCACCCTCGAGGTATCATTTTGGATGTCTGAGAAAGGATACTCTGAACCTGGATCTGCAGATTTTAGTTTAAGACTGAACTTGATTGCAAAGGCCAAGGGAATAGAAGAAgctaaatcttattttgatatcATTCCGAAATACTCAAGAGCTGCAGAATGTTACAGCTCTCATCTTAATTGCTATGCTCAAGTTAGGGATGTGGATAAAGCTGAAAAGATCATGCTGCAGATGAAACATTTAGGTTTCGCAAGGTCTACTTTGGCAAGAAATACTTTGCTTAATCTCTACTATCAAACACAAAACTTTGACAAAGTGGAAATTTTTTTGCTTGAAATGAAGGAAGAGGGTATTCAATTCAATAGATTTACATTTGTCACCTTGATTAACACATATGCGGCCAAATCTGATATAGAGGGAATCGGCAAACTTCTTGCACAGTTAGAAGATAATCCATCGTATTCCCAACATGCGGATTGGTGGAGTGTTTATTCTGTGGTAGCCAATTGTTATGGAAAACTCGGGCTTCGTGATAAAGCTTTTAACGTTTTAAAGAAATCAGAGGAGCGCCTGAGTTCTACAATCTGGAAAGAGGCATTTCCTTACCTTGTGACTCAATATGCAACAAtagggaagaaagaagaagtgaTGAGGTTGTGGAATATTTATAAGATGGATGGGAAGTTACTTAAAAGAGACTATTATTCAGCTGTAATAAGTTCATTTCTCAAGTTGGATGACATTGAACTTGCGAAGAGTATCTTTGAGGAGTGGGAATCTAGAAACCGGTATTTCAAAAATTCCGTTATTCCGAACATGATGATAGCAGCTTACAACAGAAAGGGCAATATGGAGGAAGCTGAAGCCATTGTTAATAGGACAATCATGAAGGGAGGAAAGCCAAATTTATGGACTTGGTCAGGGCTCTTGCTTGGATATATTCCACAAAGAAATTTTCCGATGGTTGTTCGATGTATGAAAGAGGCAGTTTCTATCTGTGAAGTGGGGGTGTAAGTGGAGGCCACTACCGGAATCCTTAGTTGCCATTTTTCAGTACTTAAAATTTAATGGAGATATGGAGGAGGCAGAGGATTTGATAAGGTTACTCAGCAGCAAGAATATTGTCTCCCTTGATGTTCATAACAAGCTGATGAGTTGGATTAAGGATGTGGTGGAATTAAACGATGATAATTGATCttattgatcctaattatactctaacaactTCTATGGTATTCCTTTGTTCTTGATTTCACAATATAACGTACGTCTTTAACCATTTATTAAATTTAGTAACATGTTATATAATTCAAAAAAGGGGGGATGAGTAACAAATACATCTCTTCCAGGAATAACTTGGTAATTACGTCAGGTAATGCCAAAGTTTTGAAAACCGAACCGAtcattaaattattttagttattagtttattggttcaATTGATTTAATTGTAATTGGACTAAaataaccgttttataataaaataataaataaaatataaataaacacattaaaatataattataatctaatataaactttaaaatgtAATCTGAATTAAAAATActacatcaataaaaatattataatttcatCCAAgtacaaattcaaaagtcaaataacaaaaaatattcaatagAAGATAATCATAATATTAGATTATTAGTCtatgattatatattatttattggaTATGAATCAAGAATTTATTCTTAGATATTAATGTAGTGCAAACCAGCAATCAGAATCGAAAATATGAAGCCTGAATAACCGTAAGAGAGTTCTGTTAAATTCTTGAACAAAGCACCCTCCTGCACAATATATAACAAGCTTAAATCATTTAGTAATGGAGTAACACTGTGTCTGTGGTGCATGTATCCTCTAAACCCAAATATAAGATACATTTTATCAGCAGTATAATTTTTTCaactataatattaaatatattttatgataTTATTCAGTCATTTATAGAACTAGAAccattgaaaaattaattttgtaaaatttgaagttacataaaataaaactaaatagcaaacacacaaaaattaataaatttttcattCGATGATTCAAAATTATCAAACGCACACAAAATCAGTAGTTTCCAGACAATTTTGTGTATGGTGGTTTTTAACATTGACCCGACCTGCAAAGATGTCTGATTCACAATCCAACTAGATGGTCTAGTCTAATTTTCAGAACCATGGGTAATAGTTTTTATTATTGAAGATATTAGTAATAAAATAATGGAAGGAAGGAGTTGTTGTGGTTCATTATCTTCAACTATAAATATAGCACAATGAATTCTTATTTTTCATCAACAGACAAAACACAAAAGCAACAAAGCATTTCTCTTAGCTTCGTGTGTGTATGGTTTTTTAGTTTTGAGTGAGTTCTTTTGTAAAATAACGAGTGTAATATTATAGAGAGTATGTgataaaattttgaaagttgTGAGTGATACACATTAGAATTTGATTATACTCTCTAGTACTCACTAAATACTACTAATTATAGTAAGAGTTTTACTGTGGTACACTATATTGTAATTATCCTTAATATAGTGGATATTTTTTGGAGTGCTAGCTTGTGGTTTTTTGCCTTGTTCATTTTGGAGATTTTTTCACTTTAAAATATTGATGTTACTCTCTCTTCCTTAACATATTTTATTGGCATATTGATTCCATCACTCTCCACGTAAATATTTGGCTCGCCTCCACCCCGATTCTGTCTTATCTCTAACATGTGGTATCAGAGCCACTTAAGTTTAAGGGGAAGGTTCAATTCTTTgaatgctctgtggttgcagcttTGTCAAATCTTCTAcattagaaaaattttttttaccttGATATAAGATATCggtccaaaattttgaaatagagaaatttgacgGTTTCAATAACTTCCAGCTATGGAAATGACAGGTGCAAGCTTTGCTAGATTAGCAAGGCATAGCAAAGGCGTTGGACGGATTAATAGAATTGTCGAAGACATTGTCTGGTGATAAAAGGCAGATACAATGGCAAAATCAAGAAGTACAATCCATTTATGCCTAATAGACAATGTGTTGCGAGAGGTAATGgatgaaaaaaaattgttgattCATTATGGAAGACCTTGGATAAAAAATATTCTCTCAAGACCTTGTCCAACAAGCTATACCAAAGGAAGAGATTGTATAGATTTAAATATTCAAGAGATAAATTTATGAGAGTCCACATAGATGACTTTAATCGGATGATATCCGATGTTGCTACAGCTGGAATAAATGTCGAAGATGTTGATCAAGTTGTGATCTTGTTCACGTCATTATCTCGTCATATGATAATTTCTGTGATACCATGTTATATGGTAGATCTGAAATCACAGTGCAAAATTATTAAAGATGCATTATTGACAAAAGAACATCAGAAATTATTATCTAGATCCACTACAGAGAGGTCGTAGTCAAGAAAGAGAGTCCACAAGCTCAAGCAAGGGTATATCGAAGTCAAAGTTTCAAAAGCAAAAATCTATAAAGTAATTCCATTGTCACCAATTAAGACACATTATAAGATATTGCccacaaaaaaaggaaaaatcaaagaattcTGCATCATAATAATTGATGATTCTGAAGATAGTGATGCTGGTTCTGCTCTAACCATATTCACTGGTAACTACGAAAACGAGTGGATCCTGGATTCTGGTGCATCATTTCACATGTCACCTaacaaagatatttttatttcctACAAAAATAGGGATGGAAGTGTCTGACTAGAAGATAACCAATTAATTCCAGTGGTAGGTGAAGAACAAGTCAAAATCAAATCAGATGATGCGACCAATATATTGCTTCATGCATGACATGTACTGAAATTGGGCAGAAATCTAATCTCGCTAAGCACCATAGTTAAAAATGGTTACAAATTCATAGGCAAGGAAGATTTCTTGAAGATATTCAAAGGTTTGATGGTGGTGATGAAAGGAAGGTTACATGGAGGGATCTACATATTGCAGAAAAGCATAGTAAGCGGAAATGCTGTTGTTCTATCCTCTGAAGAGAATGATAATGATGCTACACGATTGTGGCACATGAAACTTGGTCACGTGAGTGAGAAAAGAATGTCCATACTTGCTAATAGAGGCTTGTTAAAAGGCTTGAAGGATGCAAATTTGGTTTATGTGAAAATTGTGTCTTTGAAAAACAAAAACGAGAAAAGTTTAGCACTGAAAACCATAATAACAAGGGGATATTAGAGTACATCCACTCAGATGTATGGAGTCCTGCCCCTGTCAACTCTCTAGGTGGAGCTCGATATATTCTTACACTAATTGATGATTATTCCAGAAAAGTTTGGGTTTATTTCCTGAAGAAAAAAGATGAAGTGTTTGAAAGATTCAACCAATGGAAAGCCATGGTCGAGAAAATAACCGGGCAGTCGATCAAGTGACGAAGAACTAACAATTGCGGAGAATTTTGTAGTCAAGAATTCATAGAGTACTGCAGAAATAATGGTATAGTGAGACACTATATTGTACCAGGAACACCACAGTAAAATGGAGTTGCAGAATGaatgaacaaaatacttctagaACATGCACGATACATGCGAATCAATGTTGGTCTTCCAAAATTATTTTGGGATGAGGCAGTCAATACTGCTGCATACTTGATTAACCAATCTCTATCAACTGCAATTGATCTGAAAATTCCACAAGAGGTATGCTCCATTTGACCCGTTAAATATTCTGATTTGAAGGTATTTGGTTGCCTTGCATATGTCCATGTGAGTGATGGTAAACTTGAGACGAGGGTAAGAAGGTGCATATTTCTAAGGTATGTGTAAGAACTGTAACTAAAATCGACCGTttacataatataaaataataatttaatttctaagAATTGGTTCAAAAAATTAGacatcttaatttaaaaatttaacggtgaaatttgaattcaatgaatttttctgagtaaaaaaatgtatcttttgcgaAAAGTTTTTGTGAAAATGCGTACCGGTGCTtaagccggcagtaccggcttTAGTCTGTCCAGTATTgcatattgagaaaaataaaattttaaaaatttaatttattgttttggaaagacaaaaaaataatttagaattaaaagtCGGGCACTAATATTAAAGGTTTGGACTCAAAGTAGGCCAGACGGCATAAAAACATTAACGAGTtagaccggacccaagttgggcccaagtttAATATATATAAACACCCTTAATGAGCATTCTGCTCATTTCTACCCTAGTTTGAAGAAAGGGGCGCTAAAatgaagagaggaagagagattGAGATTTCACTATTCATCTCCTCCTTCTTTTGGCCATATCTTGAGTTACGgagttccgattgacgagccgtttgtgatCACGCGAAGCTCTCGTTGAGTTTGTCATTTCTAACTAAGTTTTCTTGGTAAAAAACTCTTTCTCTAGCTCCAATTTTCTTCCCTAGTCTAAAACTCGAAAATAGCTTTGGAATTTTGagtttctttgtgtttttgttgtttaGGTGTAATCTAGCTTGGGTGAGTAGTAAGTTTTACCCCAAAACTCGTTAGAAAAGGTAAGATATCACTAAACCCCTATGTTTAGTTGTATGTCATAAACACTAGcttttattcttgttgttcttcatgttatagagtgttcttggtgttgtTTGGTATTGAGTGAAGGCTTGGAAAGCTTGTGGTGAAGTGATTTTGTGCGTGGAGAATAGTTGGCCAATGTATGGTTTtgatttcctttatgtaatatgtaatgtttcgtaAATCTTAGGCTAGTGAAccgtaagataggattgaattgatgataattgatgatgatTGTAATGTTGATAAGGGGTATGATGGTTATTGGTGTTAATGATATATTATGATGTTGGTTGATGTTGATGAGTGTTTATGATGATTGTGGTAATATGAATGTTGATAATGATTGCTAATGTTGAGGTTAATTAATGAGAAGTATGAATATTGATGTTGATGACAAGTGGTGAATGATGTGAGTTTTATGAGGTTAAATTTGAGGAATAAAGACTATGATGGATTTGGTTAACGTTAGATATTGTTTGgtgatgattattgatgttgaTAAGAATTTGTATtagttgttgatgttgttggttgatgatgattatggaTTTTGATAATACATTGTGGAATACTTTGATGGTTTAAGGAGGTGATATGTTGTTGAGATGAATGAAAGTGTGTGGATATGTGTGGAATGACTTGAGTGCTGTTTTGGGTTATGAACTCTTGGTTTAGGGTTAAGGATTTGGAAATTTTAAGGGTTTGTGCTTTTTGGGTAAAAACTTGTTTTTAACCAATTTTGACGGATTATAACTTGAGTCTCGGTTTTAAAATTGAGtgatttttgtttcaaattaaagatGATTAAAGATCTTTAAAATGATAGAAAGTTTGAGGAAaatagaattttgtagaggaagttatgaacatCGAAAGTTAGAgtcaaaaatctgaattctgtgattTTGCAGAAAATTTGGAAATCTGACATGTGTCCCCACGCACACCTCTATGTGTACGCACAGAACAGAGCAGGTGTTTCAAGTTGTATGTACGCACAACATCATGCGTACGCACGGGTCGGAAAAGCCTTctggtgcgtgcgtacgcacacggcCCTATGCATACGCACATGCCCTATTTTTCACATAAAACcctgtttttaactgttttaccttttcggcaagcttgtaaactttcATGACACTTGTTTAAAACCTTTTCGCTAGTATTTAGACCTCGAATCAAGGGAGAACACAATAAGTAAATTAAAAAGGGATATTTTGGTTATAAGTTTAAAACCGGTGACATAGGTTTTAGAAGGTTTGTAGATGAAATTGGTGAATGTTGAGTTGTGAAGTATTCGTCGAATAGATTTTGAGAAATGAGAATGCTTAGgatggatttgagaaattgaaaAGTAATGATTTTTATGATGAGGTTGAATCTTGAAAAGGAATGATGAGCTTATTAGTTGTTAAAAGtgtgccagacactatatccttCGAAAGATAGTGTGCATGGCACTATATCCTTGGTATTGAATTATGATTGATAACCTTTTCTGCTGGAagagtgtgtcaggcactatatcctcagaatgatgcatgcaagtgtgtcaggcactatatcctcggaacaaaAGCATGTCAGGCGCTATATCCTCGGACGTGGCTGAAAGGCGACATCCGAaagaatgtgtcgggttggcaattatggaccgacaagtgatatcacgagccattaggacaggcattcattatATGTATCTTCTATCTGTTTTTATGCTTTGTCTAATTTCAATTGTGCCTAAATGTATCATATGCCTACTTGTTAATTGTTCTACTTGGTGTATATGtactttacttgtttgcattactTGTGCTTTCTACTGGCTTTGAGGAGGATTagtaggtggtggcgatgggatcgcacggagggtaggttggcgaaggctgtgggacagcggtgactaATTacttagaaatcccctaagttagaATACTCTAATTATGGTTTATATTTTATAGTTCGTTAAGCTTGAATCTCtgtttgatgtgaagttctaggattgcctttagcGTTCcgaaaccttatatcttatatattgggcactgttaccatactgagaacctccggttcttataccatatgttgttgttatttttcatatgcaagttgtaacccacctcggtgagttgtggGATGGTGACAGAACAGAGGATCTTTTGATATCTATTTGTATTTTGGTTATTATGTTGAAGTTCTCTCATTTTTGTTATTATACtctgttgccttagaggcttactttgagagataggttgttgctgttttaaattttaaaactctgTTGTATTCAATTTGACAGAGAGAAGCGACAAATTCATAAGCCAAAAAGATATcaagattcatcttcttctatattTGACTCAGCAGAGGCACATTCTATAACTTTCGCATTGGCTATGGCAGATGACGTGGTAGGAAATGAACCAAACTCTTGTCATGAAGCAATTCACAGCATGGAATCAAAGCAGTGACTAACCGCAATGAAAGAAGAGATTGAGTCTCTTAATAAAAATCAGACATGGGAGCTAGTAGAATTTTCAGAGGGAAAAAGAGTAATTGGATGCAAATAGATCTTCAAAAGAAAGGAAGGGATTCCTAGAGTTGAACCGCTATGGTTCAAGGCAAGACTGGTAGCAAATGGCTTTAGTCAGAAGGAGGGTATTGACTTTAATAAAGTATTTTCTCATGTTGTGAAACATAGATCTATTCGAGTCCTATTAGCTACTGTAAGTACGTTTGACCTGGAGCTAGAGTAACTTGATGTGAAAACAGTAGTGAGCTAGAGGAAACGATTTACATGTGTCAACCAAAAGAATTTACTAATCCTGGGAAGAAAGAACGTGTCTGTTTGCTGAAGAAGTCATTGTATGGTTTAAAGCAATCCCCAAGGCAATGTAATAAGAAGTTTGATGCATTTATGATTAATATTGGTTACAACGAAAACCAATATGATAATTGCATATATTCTAAGGAGCTTCCAGATGGTTCAAGGATTTCTCTGTTGATATATATTGATGATATGCTAATAACAACTAACAATAAAGCTGAAATTAGCATGTTGAAAACCCAACTAGGAAAGAAATTTGAGATGAAGAACTTAGGCGCAGAAAGGAGAATTCTGGGAATGGAAATTTATAGGGAGAGGCATCTTAGCAGGCTATGGTTGAcgcaaaaaattatattatagagGTGCTACAATGCTTCAATATGGACCGGGTTAAACCAGTTGGTACTCCATTAGTTGCTCACTTTAAGCTATCCTCAAAGGATTGTCCGAAAACTGAGAAGGACGTAGAGCACATGTCTCATATACCATACTCTAATGTTGTTGGCAGTCACATGTATGCCATAGTGTGCACTAGACCAAATATTTCACAAGCTGTAAGTATAGTAAGCAGGTTTATGAGCAATCCTAAAAAGGTACATTAGAAGGATGTGAAATGAATTATGCCTGATAAAAGAAGTCGTTGTCAGGCTATATCTATATAGTCTTTGCATGTACTATTAGCTGGAAGGCAATATTGCAATCTACGGTGGTATTATCGACAATTAAAGCTGAGTATATGACCTTGACTAAGGTTGTTAAAGAAAGTATTTGGGTACGAAGTCTTTTGGATAGCCTTGGATTAAATTTAGATGTACCAATTATACATTGTGATAGCAAAAGTACTATTCACTTggctaaaaacctaaaaacctaattTATCATGAAAAGACTAAACACGTTGACATCCAACTTTATTTTGTCAGAGAAATAATTAACAATAGTACTAATGCAATTCAAAAAATAGCTACAACTGAGAATCGAGCAACATGATGACCAAATTGTTGTCGATTGACAAGTTTAAGCATCGCTTGAACTTGGTTAATGTTTGCAGAAATCAAAGACAAATGACAATTCAAGTCAATGTGGAGAACTATTAATAATAACTTGCATTATCAATTCACCGAAAGCAAAGTGATTGAAGCAGGTGAAATGGAGTAGTTTTTATACTCTCTAGTACTCACTAGATACTACTAATTGTAGTATAAGAATGTCTTATTGTGGTACGCTATATTAtaattatctttaatataatTGATATATTTCAAAGTGTTGGCCTGTGGCTTTTTCCTTCAttcattttaaagatttttttacgTTAAAATATTGGTGTTACTCTCTCTCTTCCTTGACCTATTTTATTGGCATATTGATTCCGTCACTCTCCATGTAAATTATTTGGCTTGCTTCCGATCCGACTCTGTCTTATCCCTAACACAGTTAAGATAATTCATGAAAGCTAAATATAGGTACATAAATGTAGCAACATGATGATGCATGTTCCACAATACACTATAATACTAagcatttattttttatattaaactagtgCTATGAGAAATGAGGAGCAGCATTGTAAATCCATTTATAAGTTTCTTCACAGAATGATGtgagatttaattattttctcacttgaGATGTTTATCAAACCAGACAAGCAAATCCTGATGGGCTTCCTCTGCAGCCTTCACGGCCACTGCATCTTCGGTATTGTACCTCACACTCCAACCATGTGATACTTTGGGAAACACTTTCACATAACTCGCAACCTGCAAGAGGAGACAGAACCAAAACATACACATATACACAAAATATCAACCACCAAATTAGTCacctataaataaaaaatacacattgaaaataagttaaaaaacaCATGTACACAAATAAAACAAAGATTTGCTGCATATAGAGACGAGATTCATTCTTGTGTACCAGCAAATTCAAAGACCAAGAAAAACAATTACTTTCTCAATTATATTGCATGGAGAGATCCTAAGTTATAAATATTGAGAATCGAATGCCAATTCTTATCGTAGAAACTTTCCTTAGCGTTGTGTAGATCATATGTTTTCaacattcaaaaggacaagataGTGACAATGATTGTTTCAGACAATAGGGAGAAAACAGAAGAGGGGTATAAAACTgaaatttgaacaaaaactaaTTAGGGATAGATGCATCATTTACAACTTATTCTCACCAGTCCGAAAGCCCcaaaaagataaataaaggaGAAGAAAGAACATAAAATTTTGAAACTGAAAAATACACACAAAAGTGCCACTAGCAATAAGTCATAAAGGTAATCTGAAAATGATGGTAAATACACCACCAAAGAAATGAAAGTATCATCTCACCCCAGGTTTAGAAGCAAGCACTTCTTCAAATTGTTTTAGAAGCTCTGGAGGAGACATTTTGTCAATCTCAGCTCCAAGTACAGCAATTGGTATATCAACACCTGAAAGATCCGCCATTGACTTAGAATTCAAAGATCCCATTCGCTGCTTCCAAAAAACAGCTTGCAATTGCTCCTTGTATCTTAATGTAAACAGAAAGACCAATGACAAGTTTATCGAGTATAAATGTAATGCTGGCATTTGAAGCACATTCCATCATGATGAGTCATTTCAGGTCATTCCGACAAAAGTTTCGTCCACTCCCCATAAGCCTTTTCAAATTTCAAGTATTCATAAAGTAGGGGTGGACAAACAAGGATACTAAATCATGTAAGGCAGCACAAATTATTGTAAACATGCTTCAATTGATAGTATGAcaaaaaggtttaattttaacACTCTTTCTTCATTAGAAGAGGACAAATTTTCCCCGGACAAGTAAGTGCAAATCAAGAATCAGAGCATTGAAAATTCTTACCCTTGATGTCATCTAGAGTGACAAATGAAGGATGTAACAGCACAGCACCCTGGATAAGTCTGTTTTTTGCGAGTTCAACCACAACTTTAGctgaaaaaaggaagaaaataagtACATCCTTCGAGTTTGATTACCAATTTAGTATCATACTTCTGTTTAAAACTGGAAATTAAATTGGAATTACACTTAGGAGAGATGAGACTACTACAATGTTATTAACAaaaggaataaaaataataataaatgaaaaaaagcATACCAAAATAAGTGGAATGAGAGGCACTTACCACCCCAACAAAATCCAACAGCCCCAATAGCAGACACACCTTTAGCTTTTAATGCTTCAATCAAGGGTTTCGAAGCTTCAAATCCTTTGTCCTATTAATAAAAAGAATGGCATAAATTTACTTAAAATAATACAGCTATAGGAAACGAATTTTACAGAACCAAGTGTGATAATTCATAGAGTAAGAGCCAACCGCTCCATGATCTTTCAACCAAACAGGTAAAGGCCTGGCAGAATTGTCAGGATTATAGGGATCACCATGGAAGAAATCAGGAACGACCACATAATAGCCAGCAGCTGCAACCTTGTCAGCAAGTTTCCTTAACAAGCAGACAAAAACTACACATATTATCATAATCATAATATATAAGAGAAATGCTAGAGAATCATCAAAATTTACTGTTTTATCAATCCAAATTTTTTAGTGTACTAATTCAACAACGTACTTTAGCCTACACTTTTAaaattgatggctaattgatgaccAAAAAATTTCtcgtatatatatatgcatgacgCTATGccaagagagagggagagagaaaacAAAAAGGGGCAAGACTAGAGAATAAAGGAATACCTTAAATTTGGGGCTTCAAATCCTGCAATGCAAAGCAAACGGAGCATATTATTAAGTTAAAAAGATGAAGTTGAATGAACTGTGAAGAGAAGAATTAGTAAAGCATGAGGAGGTGCTTGCCATAAATATCGGAGACAAGGAGAAGGGCGCGGTTGGAGTTAGGGGAGCCATTGAAATAGGTGCGGAGACCGGCGAGGTTGTCAACGTGGCCGGCGCCTCCGGTTGGATTAAGGGTTGGTGGGTTTGAGCAGCATTCTGGGCCTGACATTGTTCTATCGCTCACTCAATTTTGGAGGAGCTTTTCTGCTTCTGAATTCTAATATCTACTTATTATAGAGGGTGAATTTTTTGGTGCTTACAAAATTTTTGACTGATTACCTAGAACAGAGATAGAATAAAATGGAATatacttgcttttttttttttaattctctgAGTAAATGTTTAGCAGCCTAAGAGAGacctttataaaaataaaagggaaGAGGTAGGATCTGAACCGAAAAGTTGGAAGCCTGGAAGGTGTAACTGTGTGAGTTTGTGAATGAAAAAGACAAAAAGAATACACGTGGTTGCGTTAGCACTAACGTCCAACGTAACACAATGTTGTGGAAAATTTGTcctcacaattttttttttataaagtttGATTTTTCAGCTCATTTTTTTGGATATGTAAATTTTGTGGGTATTATGCATGGTTTTGAAAATAAGTGGTGTTAGACATGAATGtgcgaataatttttttttgaactaTGAATCAAAGAAAATGAACTGttcgatttttttattaaaaagctAGAAATATaaatcggacagtccgatttGTGTGGAAGAACAAATCGGAGGGTtcaatttgtatttttaaatttttgttacttTGAAAACA is a window from the Arachis hypogaea cultivar Tifrunner chromosome 1, arahy.Tifrunner.gnm2.J5K5, whole genome shotgun sequence genome containing:
- the LOC112705310 gene encoding endo-1,3;1,4-beta-D-glucanase; this translates as MSGPECCSNPPTLNPTGGAGHVDNLAGLRTYFNGSPNSNRALLLVSDIYGFEAPNLRKLADKVAAAGYYVVVPDFFHGDPYNPDNSARPLPVWLKDHGADKGFEASKPLIEALKAKGVSAIGAVGFCWGAKVVVELAKNRLIQGAVLLHPSFVTLDDIKGVDIPIAVLGAEIDKMSPPELLKQFEEVLASKPGVASYVKVFPKVSHGWSVRYNTEDAVAVKAAEEAHQDLLVWFDKHLK